The nucleotide sequence CGGCAAGCCTGACTCACTCATTGAACAAATCCTGCAATTTATTCAAAATAATCTCGAGGAAAAACTGAGTGTAGAACTCATTACTTCTGAATTTAAGCTTAGTAAAATGCAGATCGTTCGCCTCTTTGCGAAAGAAGGCAAACAGCCCATTATGACTGAAGTGCGTTCTTTACGCCTCAGTAAAGCAAGCGCACTTTTGGAAAGAAGCGAGATTAGCATTCAGCAAATTGCTGCCAGCATTGGCTTTGCCGATTCAGCGAGTTTTAGTCACTTCTTTAAAAAGAATACGGGTAAATCACCACGCCAAATACGCGATGAACAGAAATGGTTAATTTAGTCTAAGTCACCAAGTAAAATATTAATGATTTACTTCCCAGAACAAGCGGGACAATTATCGCGCTTCATAATGGGACTCTTCATGAAAGTCATGTCGCGTAGGTCAAAGCTAAGTAAACGATTCTCCAGCGTATCACCTAAGCCGCTAAGGACTTTGATCGCTTCCATCGCGGCCATACAGCCGACTGTACCAGATACGGCACCAAAGACGGGGAAACGACGTTTCCAAGCAGCAGGTTTCTCTGGATAAATACAGGCTAAACAAGGTGTTTTACCTGGAATTATAGTCGTAATCTGAGCCTGCATTTCAAACATCGCACATTCCACTAAGGGAATATTATTGGCAATGGCTTCACGATTCATCAGGTAACGTTCTTCAAAAAGTGGCGCACAGTCAATAATTAGGTCAGCTTCTTTCATCAATGCCTGCGCATTTTCTTCAGTCACATTGGCATTCACTGCCTCAATCTCTAAGCGCGGATTGAGCTCCTTTAAACGGCGTTCAACGGATTCAATTCGTGGCTTTCCGAGCCAATCATGCGTCATTAGTAACTGACGGTTTAAATCCGAATGTTTAACATTGCCTCCGTGGGCTAAAATCATTTTTCCTATGCCTGCTGCCGCCAGTTCATAAGCGACCACAGAGCCTAAGCCTCCGCAACGAGAAATAAATACCGTAGAGTCCTTGAGCTTAACTTGGCCTTCTTCACCAAATCCCGGAACCGTTGTTTGCCAAGCATAAGTATCTTTTTCTTCTTGATTAAGAGGCTTCATTTTAACCTCCTGCAATGGGTGACATCAAAGTAATAGAATCAGTCTCAGTCAATGACCTTTCCGTTTCCCAGAGGTGCTGATTATCATTGATAAACACGAGAATCGATGGATTTGGTTTATTGTCGACGATGAGCATCTCACTTATTTCTGATTTTTGCTTTGCAAGCTTAAAAATGAGATCATTCACTGTGGAGGCATCAGCGACCTCGAGGTATTCTTCCCCTGCTAGATGCTTTAATTGTCCCCAGAGTTTTACTTTATTTAGCATTGATCATACTCCTCTATAAATTTAAATTTATGAATCCCAATGCCCAGCAGCCATCGTCAATTTTTGCTGTGCATAAGCGACTGCACGGTCGTCATGTGTTACCATTAAGACAATACCACCCTGCTCGGTAAAATCTCTCAATGCCTTAAGCACTATTTCGGCATTTTCGCTATCCAAATTACCCGTGGGCTCATCGGCTAAAATAATCTTTGCTCCTGAATAGATCGCACGTGAAAGTGCTACTCGTTGTTGCTCACCGACACTGAGTTCCGAGGGTAAGTGATGCACGCGATCACCAAGACCAAATTGATTCAAAATATCTTTAGCTCTTTCTTCAGATCCAGCTCCCAATGCGAGGTCCGCAATGCGCACATTATCTATCACACTAAGATAGCTAATGAGATGGAACTCTTGATACACATAGGCGATATTCTGAGCTCGAAACTCTGCTTTTTGCGAACTCGATAACTGACTAAGATCTTGACCATTGACCACAACTTTCCCAGAATCGAGTTCCAATAAGCCACCTGCACTTAACATCAGCGTAGACTTACCACATCCGCTAGGACCAAGCACGGCAATAAAATCACCGCTTTGTGCTTTCAGATCAACTTTATCTAAAGCCTGGACAGGCGTCTGGTTTTTTCGTTTGTAGGCTTTTGAGGCTTGTTGAATTTCTAAAGAATTAGTCATGACGAAGAACCTCCGCAGGATCAGTTTGTGCTGCCCATAAAGCTGGCAACCAAGTAGCTAACATTGCCAAGACCGGCATGGCAATAATAATGATTAGTACTTTCGAACTCTGCACCAACACACAAGCCGAATGAGCATTAAAATAAGACTCTTTACCGAACTGAAGGCACAGATAAAGCATGCCAATTCCTATACCTGCTCCAAGCAAAGCACCCAAGCAAGCTTTCAGTAAGTAAGCAAATAATATCTTGCTCGTCTTTACTCCTAAACTCAGCAGTAAGCCCAATTCATAAATTCGTTCTCTTACATTTAAAAAGGCTAAGAGCGCAATTGTTGCCATACATAAGAGCGCGACAAATGGCACCATGATTGCCACCATATTCTCACGCTTCTTGCGAAGTTCATTCTGCTGTTTTTTGATTGATTCGATTTCTAGAGTGGCTGTCTCTTTCGTTTTGCTTCGTGCCTCCGCTCTAGCTAAAGCTTTACTATCTTGTTCAATAATTTGCGTCCCTGGCAAAATCGCTAAGAGCTCTTTACGAACATCACCAATACGATCCACTGTAGTACAATTACATTCCAAAGCCAAAATTGAATTGATACGCTTTTCTTTCTTAAGTAATTGCTGACATACTCCCAAATTGATCCATGCCGTTATATCATCTTGTGTCCCTCTTTGGCGATGAGTTTTTGACACATTAAATTCTCTCCCCATAAATATCACTTTATCACCTTGTTTGAGGCCTAAACTGGTGTGCAGTTCATAACCCAAGACCATGTCGTTTTCGGCCACGGGGTTCACGAGAGGTTTCTTGGGATTACCATGGGATTTGGGCACTTGTCCACGAATCCCAATTAGAACGATCTTTCTCTTATATTCAGGCCACTCAAGACTCTGAGTTAGAGTCGGTAGCAGGTGATTGACCGTGACAATATTTGAGTTCGCGAGTTTGTATACATATTCCTCTGGCATGGTTTTGCTGGCATAACCCTGAGCATAAACTTCACTCAAATCCTGTCCCTCGGGAAAAATATAAATATTAAAGCCAAGCCCCTTCATAGATTTGCGAATATCATCCTCAAGCTTTTTCATATGTGCTTCGGTTTCGTCAACTTTTTCTTGAATGACGGCCTCAGATTTCAGATTTGAACTCTTGAGGAAAGCTTCACTCAAAAGCCAGCTCGCCGCTGCTACCGCCACGGCTAAAATGGACAAAGTAAAATTCACTTTACGATGAATAATTTCTTTGCGTATGAGTTTAAAAAGAGTCATTATTTTTTTTCCTTAGGATTAAGCTGCCGCCAATGAGAAGATATTAGTACACGGGAGAACTCTTTTCATAAAAAGGATTCCTTATTTTGGATAATGCGGCCTTCGCTAAGCTCAAAAAAATGATCTCCAAGTAAAGACGCTTCTGATTTTCGATGGGTAATATGTAAAGTTGTCACCTGATTTTCTTGAGTGACTGCCTTTATTAAATTGATGACGTCCTCATGGGTATCATCGTCAAGTGTACTCAAGGGCTCGTCTAAACAAAGAACTTGGGGACGTACGGCTAAGGCTCGACCCATGGCCGTTCGCTGCTTTTCGCCACCACTCAGTCCCGCAGGCTTACGTTCGAGTAAATGATTAATTTGCAATTGATCCGCCAATTCATGGACGCGACTATCGATAACTTTTTTATCCCATTTCTGAATTCGCATACCAAAAGCAATATGTTCATACACTGACATGTGATCAAAGAGAGCAATATCTTGCGGTAAAAAACCTATATTTCGCTCTGCTGGACGTTTTTTCGTAATATCCTGTCCATTAATGCTAATTGTACCCGCAGACACTTTGCGAAGTCCGCAAAGAGCTTCGAGAATAGTCGTTTTTCCCGATCCCGTTTTACCCATAAGAATTCCATAGCCACCCGTAGGAATCTCGATATTAATATCTGAAATCTTAAACTTTCCGGCCTGAATCGTACAATCTTTAATTGATATCATAAAGACCTCCTTTGCGACCATCGAGAAGTCGTACTAAAAACAATACGGCTAAAGCGATGACGACCATGATCATTGAAACTGCGACGGCTCCTTCGAGGTTACCGATACTGATTTCCAAAAACACCGAAGTGGAAAGTACTTCTGTTCGACCTCGAGTCGTACCCGCAAAAATTAGTATGGGACCAAATTCCCCAAGAGCTCGTGCCCAGGCGAGTGCGGCTGCAGTCAAAATACCGCGCCAAGCACCGGGAACTGCAATCAGCCAAAAGGCCTGTGAGCGATTACAACCTAAAGTCATCGCAACTTGTTCTTGGCGGGGGCTCATTTGATCAAAAGTATTGCGCATAGTACGTACCGCAAAGGCACAAGAAACACTGAATTGTGCGAGGATAATAGCCGGAACTTTATAGGTCACCCCAACGGAAAAATCAGGTTCTTTACCACTAAAAAATGAGTAGATACTAGTAAAAATAATGACGCACCACTCTTCAATACTCGTACCAAAAATAGCGAATTTATGAAAGAGGATGAGTAAACTCAAGCCAATCACCAAGGGCGGAAGAATAATCGGAATATCGAGTAAGGCATCGAGTAAGGCTTTGCCCGGGAAGCGAAAACGCGCCAGTAAATAGCCCGTGGGCACCGCAACAATAATACTGAGAATAGTGGCAATAAAGCAGCTCAACATAGTGATTTTTAACGAGTACTGAATATCGGGATTCTGCAGAGTTTTTGCGATATCCGCAAAACTCGTGTAATTGGCATCTGCCACTAACATCCCTAGAATCAATAAAAGGTAGAGTGAAAAAATAAAAGCAAGGCCAATAATAAAGGGCTTATCAGAAGGTACTTTGCGCATCTTTACGCTTATACTTTCTGCTACTTTTTCAGTATTTGTTGGCTTACTCACTCACGGCTCCCTGCCAATGGAAACCAATATCTGTAAAGCGCTCTTGATGACTCGTGACTTGAATCATTAAACGTTTCAGCAGTTCTTTATGATCATTATCCTTGGAAATCGCGTAGGGTTGTACCGCTTTAGCTTCTTCGAGTGGAATCTCAATCATATCACATTCACGTACTGCACTGGGACTGGCCATAAAATTACTCTTATAGATAATGACGGCATCCACTGAATGTATACTGATCTGGTTGATTAAAAAATCTCCTGTAGGCGAATCCACAGCAACATTCGTCTTGATTTTATCATAAAGATTCACCGACTTGAGCATTTCCATCGTGAGATGACCTAAAGCTGATTTATCGGGATGACCCAAGCCAACTTTTACACCCGGTTTTAATAAATCATTTAGTGAATGAATCGCTTTAGGGTTGGCCTTCGCTACCGCAATCACTATGTCATTGCTCGTTAGATCTGTTGATGCATCGAAGCGATCCTGAACTTGCTCCATAAATTTTCGATCACAAGCGAAATAAGCATCGGGTTTTGCCCCAGCTTCCATCTGAGAAACGAGAATCCCACAACCATTGAAAGTGGTCTTCACTATGACCCCTTCACGCTTTTCGAATTCGCGAATGCTTTCTTCCACTGCAGGTCTTAGCATTCCTCCCCCAAAGAAATTGAGTTCGGGCTTATTGGCCCATTTATCACCATCGACAATTTTGAAACCCATTTTCTCAAAGTGCACTAAACCTTTATCTCGCGCTGTGAGGTAACGTGCAAAGTGCAGTGCTTGAGCTGAATTTTCAGTGGACTTTAAAATACCAATCGTGGTATTTTTTGGCTTTGAATCAAATTCGGCAAGTGGCACAAAATCTAATTCGGGATACTGAGCGGCAATCGCGTCCCACACGATCGCTACATCGATTGAACTAAGTTTGAGGTTATTAGTCAGTTCATTGACTGTACCAGTAAAAACGCCGTCATTTTTCACACGCGCTTCAATGGCTTCCCAGTATTTGTGTTGAGTCAAAACTTTTTTTGTGAATTTACCCACCGAAGCTGCATCGGGATTGGCCAAGCCAATTTTTAAATCTTTTTTATCGAGCAAGTCCTGAAGTGATTGAATCCCATGAGGATTGCCTTTGGCCACAGCCAAGCCCGCACGCAGTTGATTCACGGGAATAGCTTCGGCTAAAAGACCTTTCTCACGAGCTAAAGTAATGTAACTGAAATCGGCAGCTAAGTAGAGGTCACCCTTTTGCGCTACCGCTAAATTGTTTAATAAGGTCCCAGATCCGCCATATATAATATTGATTTTGACGCCAAAATCGCGCTCATAATTTTTGACCACTGCAGTTACGGGGAGTTTCATTCCCGCAGCACAATAGAAGTCTAAAGTCTGCTGTACTTCACCTGTTTCTGAGGGATCATTTTTAGATAAGATGAAGGTAGCTATCAAGAGACCGGCTACGAGACTGAAAAAAATGTATTTTGCTTTGTTCATTTACCTTCTCAAACTTTTAAATCATTACACCAAGTGAATCGCTTAAAGCTATACAATCTAACAATTAGATTCATAATAATTTAATTATTCTCTGTACAGATCTCTATATGATATAAATGAACTCAAAGCTTGCTTTTTACCACTAGCCTGAGCTATTCCACAAGATTTTTTCCTTTTACAATTAACATTTTTTTCTTCTTGTGGCTTACTTTTTCCTTTTCTGAGTCTTCTTCACCTTGGCAGACTTGCCGTAGGTCAAGGCTATCACATTGTCCACGATTGAGTGATTGCCCATACTATCGAAAGCCTTGAACATGGGAGATTATAAATTTATGCGCAGCATGAATACGGGTGATATACGCCTCTACAAGGTGAAAACTGATTATCGCGAAGAAAATAATCTCGCTGCACAAATGCCCGAAAAAGTCAACATTATGGATAAGGTTCTCAGAGGATATGCCGGACGCACATACGCGAGCCCTTATTTCTCTCATGGCTCTTTTCCTGTGGATTAGGGCTATTTTATTACGGGCAAAAGCCCTGTAAAATATTGAATATTGTCTTATTTGTCCTTTTATTTAAGACTAGCTGCAAGATTTCGTTTAAAAAGGGAGTATCACCAGTAAGGCTTAGCTATTTTGATCTTAAAGCAGTCCTAAAAATTTATTTCTAACTGATTAATTGGTGGCATTATGAATAATTTAAACCGTCGAGATGCATTGAAGACAATTTTGGGAGGTTTTGGCTCCATGGCTCTTAGCTCAAATCTGTATTCACAATTAGCTCCTCCAAGTAACCTGTCCACTAATTTTTCAGGTGGTCCCAAGCGCGTGATATTCTTTCTCCAAAATCAGGGTTTCGAACCAAAGACATGTATTCCCCTGGGCATGACAAGTAGTGGCTCTCTCGCTAACGCTACTTTACCGGAACCCATAAAAGCACTTCAGCCCTACCGGCAAAA is from Lentisphaera profundi and encodes:
- a CDS encoding HesA/MoeB/ThiF family protein, with product MKPLNQEEKDTYAWQTTVPGFGEEGQVKLKDSTVFISRCGGLGSVVAYELAAAGIGKMILAHGGNVKHSDLNRQLLMTHDWLGKPRIESVERRLKELNPRLEIEAVNANVTEENAQALMKEADLIIDCAPLFEERYLMNREAIANNIPLVECAMFEMQAQITTIIPGKTPCLACIYPEKPAAWKRRFPVFGAVSGTVGCMAAMEAIKVLSGLGDTLENRLLSFDLRDMTFMKSPIMKRDNCPACSGK
- a CDS encoding MoaD/ThiS family protein, which produces MLNKVKLWGQLKHLAGEEYLEVADASTVNDLIFKLAKQKSEISEMLIVDNKPNPSILVFINDNQHLWETERSLTETDSITLMSPIAGG
- a CDS encoding ABC transporter ATP-binding protein; the protein is MTNSLEIQQASKAYKRKNQTPVQALDKVDLKAQSGDFIAVLGPSGCGKSTLMLSAGGLLELDSGKVVVNGQDLSQLSSSQKAEFRAQNIAYVYQEFHLISYLSVIDNVRIADLALGAGSEERAKDILNQFGLGDRVHHLPSELSVGEQQRVALSRAIYSGAKIILADEPTGNLDSENAEIVLKALRDFTEQGGIVLMVTHDDRAVAYAQQKLTMAAGHWDS
- a CDS encoding ABC transporter permease, with protein sequence MTLFKLIRKEIIHRKVNFTLSILAVAVAAASWLLSEAFLKSSNLKSEAVIQEKVDETEAHMKKLEDDIRKSMKGLGFNIYIFPEGQDLSEVYAQGYASKTMPEEYVYKLANSNIVTVNHLLPTLTQSLEWPEYKRKIVLIGIRGQVPKSHGNPKKPLVNPVAENDMVLGYELHTSLGLKQGDKVIFMGREFNVSKTHRQRGTQDDITAWINLGVCQQLLKKEKRINSILALECNCTTVDRIGDVRKELLAILPGTQIIEQDSKALARAEARSKTKETATLEIESIKKQQNELRKKRENMVAIMVPFVALLCMATIALLAFLNVRERIYELGLLLSLGVKTSKILFAYLLKACLGALLGAGIGIGMLYLCLQFGKESYFNAHSACVLVQSSKVLIIIIAMPVLAMLATWLPALWAAQTDPAEVLRHD
- a CDS encoding ABC transporter ATP-binding protein, with translation MISIKDCTIQAGKFKISDINIEIPTGGYGILMGKTGSGKTTILEALCGLRKVSAGTISINGQDITKKRPAERNIGFLPQDIALFDHMSVYEHIAFGMRIQKWDKKVIDSRVHELADQLQINHLLERKPAGLSGGEKQRTAMGRALAVRPQVLCLDEPLSTLDDDTHEDVINLIKAVTQENQVTTLHITHRKSEASLLGDHFFELSEGRIIQNKESFL
- a CDS encoding ABC transporter permease, yielding MRKVPSDKPFIIGLAFIFSLYLLLILGMLVADANYTSFADIAKTLQNPDIQYSLKITMLSCFIATILSIIVAVPTGYLLARFRFPGKALLDALLDIPIILPPLVIGLSLLILFHKFAIFGTSIEEWCVIIFTSIYSFFSGKEPDFSVGVTYKVPAIILAQFSVSCAFAVRTMRNTFDQMSPRQEQVAMTLGCNRSQAFWLIAVPGAWRGILTAAALAWARALGEFGPILIFAGTTRGRTEVLSTSVFLEISIGNLEGAVAVSMIMVVIALAVLFLVRLLDGRKGGLYDIN
- a CDS encoding substrate-binding domain-containing protein, with protein sequence MNKAKYIFFSLVAGLLIATFILSKNDPSETGEVQQTLDFYCAAGMKLPVTAVVKNYERDFGVKINIIYGGSGTLLNNLAVAQKGDLYLAADFSYITLAREKGLLAEAIPVNQLRAGLAVAKGNPHGIQSLQDLLDKKDLKIGLANPDAASVGKFTKKVLTQHKYWEAIEARVKNDGVFTGTVNELTNNLKLSSIDVAIVWDAIAAQYPELDFVPLAEFDSKPKNTTIGILKSTENSAQALHFARYLTARDKGLVHFEKMGFKIVDGDKWANKPELNFFGGGMLRPAVEESIREFEKREGVIVKTTFNGCGILVSQMEAGAKPDAYFACDRKFMEQVQDRFDASTDLTSNDIVIAVAKANPKAIHSLNDLLKPGVKVGLGHPDKSALGHLTMEMLKSVNLYDKIKTNVAVDSPTGDFLINQISIHSVDAVIIYKSNFMASPSAVRECDMIEIPLEEAKAVQPYAISKDNDHKELLKRLMIQVTSHQERFTDIGFHWQGAVSE